Proteins encoded together in one Thermophilibacter immobilis window:
- a CDS encoding YceD family protein, with protein sequence MSPLIISLDERLSNPGDTLPVAGHLDQDGYALGDHEFSLPDGMDYDVVLTNAGEGVLVTGLLKAHVVGACDRCLEEAAFDVASEVDEYYLFEEPEDLSDDEDEADYELVGDDHTIDLAGALVSALVMETPFVVLCRPDCRGLCPVCGANLNEGDCGHGAALEAAREEDRLMASPFVALSGLDLGEGGSADEVPGE encoded by the coding sequence ATGAGCCCTCTGATCATCTCGCTTGACGAGCGCCTCTCCAATCCCGGTGACACGCTGCCGGTGGCGGGCCATCTTGACCAGGATGGCTATGCCCTGGGCGACCACGAGTTTTCGCTGCCCGACGGCATGGACTACGACGTCGTTCTCACCAACGCCGGCGAGGGCGTCCTCGTCACGGGCCTGCTCAAGGCTCACGTCGTGGGAGCGTGCGACCGCTGCCTGGAGGAGGCCGCCTTCGACGTGGCCTCGGAGGTGGACGAGTACTACCTCTTCGAGGAGCCCGAGGACCTCTCCGACGACGAGGACGAGGCCGACTACGAGCTCGTCGGCGACGACCACACGATCGACCTCGCGGGCGCCCTCGTCTCGGCGCTCGTGATGGAGACGCCGTTCGTGGTGCTGTGCCGGCCCGACTGCAGGGGGCTCTGCCCCGTCTGCGGCGCCAACCTCAACGAGGGCGACTGCGGCCATGGCGCGGCCCTGGAGGCCGCGCGCGAGGAGGACCGCCTCATGGCGAGCCCCTTCGTGGCCCTCTCCGGGCTTGATCTGGGCGAGGGCGGCTCTGCGGACGAGGTGCCCGGGGAGTAG
- the rpmF gene encoding 50S ribosomal protein L32: MAVPKQKKGRGATHTRRSANSKLEAPARSVCPQCGAPKLPHHVCPNCGHYKDREVIVTE, encoded by the coding sequence ATGGCAGTACCCAAGCAGAAAAAGGGTCGCGGCGCCACCCACACCCGTCGCTCGGCCAACAGCAAGCTCGAGGCCCCGGCTCGTTCCGTGTGCCCTCAGTGCGGTGCCCCCAAGCTCCCGCACCACGTGTGCCCCAACTGTGGTCACTACAAGGACCGCGAGGTTATCGTCACCGAGTAG
- the plsX gene encoding phosphate acyltransferase PlsX produces MTTICVDVMGADKEPAVLLEGVAAALEGDPELEALVAGDASVVEPFCAAHARARALVTTEVIAMSEHPASAVRKKRDASIVRAAAAVRAGEADGLFSAGSTGAVLTAATFGVGRVRGIKRPALSLSFPGTSGRSTVFLDMGANADVKPDVIVQFAQMGRAYARTVLGVDEPRVGLLTNGSEETKGSEMALAYHEALAAGNCGFSGNAEGTDLLAGTFDVIVADGFTGNVALKSVEGTGKFMIGRLKAAMGESLSHKIGMALLKDPLKKMASDLSGDEYGGAILLGLRAPVVKGHGATSARAVCQGTLFAASLARSGLCAQIADACEIAR; encoded by the coding sequence ATGACCACCATCTGCGTCGACGTCATGGGTGCCGACAAGGAGCCCGCCGTCCTGCTCGAGGGCGTGGCCGCGGCCCTGGAGGGGGACCCCGAGCTCGAGGCCCTCGTGGCCGGGGACGCCTCCGTCGTGGAGCCCTTCTGCGCCGCTCACGCCCGTGCGCGGGCCCTGGTCACTACGGAGGTCATCGCGATGTCTGAGCATCCCGCGAGCGCGGTGCGCAAGAAGAGGGACGCGAGCATCGTGCGTGCCGCCGCCGCCGTGCGCGCCGGCGAGGCGGACGGCCTGTTCTCGGCCGGCTCCACGGGCGCCGTCCTCACGGCCGCGACCTTTGGCGTGGGGCGCGTGCGTGGCATCAAGCGCCCGGCGCTGTCGCTCTCGTTTCCCGGGACCTCGGGCCGCTCGACCGTGTTCCTGGACATGGGCGCCAACGCGGACGTGAAGCCCGACGTCATCGTGCAGTTCGCTCAGATGGGACGCGCCTACGCGCGCACGGTCCTGGGCGTGGACGAGCCCCGGGTGGGGCTTCTCACCAACGGCTCGGAGGAGACCAAGGGCTCCGAGATGGCGCTCGCCTACCACGAGGCGCTCGCGGCAGGCAACTGCGGATTCTCGGGTAACGCCGAGGGGACCGACCTTCTGGCCGGGACCTTCGACGTGATCGTGGCCGACGGCTTCACCGGCAATGTCGCCCTGAAGTCGGTGGAGGGCACGGGCAAGTTCATGATCGGTCGCCTCAAGGCCGCGATGGGGGAGTCCCTCTCCCACAAGATCGGCATGGCGCTGCTCAAGGACCCGCTTAAGAAGATGGCCTCCGACCTCTCAGGTGACGAGTACGGCGGCGCGATCCTTCTGGGCCTGCGCGCCCCCGTCGTCAAGGGTCACGGGGCCACGAGCGCGCGGGCCGTCTGCCAGGGCACGCTCTTCGCCGCGAGCCTCGCGCGCTCCGGCCTCTGCGCGCAGATCGCGGACGCCTGCGAGATCGCGCGCTAG
- a CDS encoding ATPase: MQPGEEIESLVDELEQIVNEGKSPLMDNGQKKIVDAQDVYEILDEIRRLFPQEFQDARRILKEEQETLDRAQQQASSIIADAQQQAMILAGDQEVVRLAQQQADGVRDQAAQYERDTRYNAEEYADTVLAHLEENLKSLTGSVSRVRQTLDENSGARNTTNNVPW, from the coding sequence ATGCAGCCAGGTGAGGAAATTGAGAGCTTGGTCGACGAGCTCGAGCAGATCGTGAACGAGGGCAAGTCGCCCCTCATGGACAATGGCCAGAAGAAGATCGTCGACGCCCAGGACGTCTACGAGATCCTGGACGAGATTCGCCGCCTGTTCCCGCAGGAGTTCCAGGACGCGCGCCGCATCCTCAAGGAGGAGCAGGAGACGCTCGACCGCGCCCAGCAGCAGGCCAGTTCCATCATCGCCGACGCCCAGCAGCAGGCCATGATCCTCGCCGGCGACCAGGAGGTCGTCCGCCTGGCCCAGCAGCAGGCCGACGGCGTGCGCGACCAGGCCGCGCAGTACGAGCGTGACACCCGCTACAACGCCGAGGAGTACGCCGACACGGTCCTCGCGCACCTCGAGGAGAACCTCAAGTCGCTCACCGGCTCCGTCTCGCGCGTGCGCCAGACCCTGGACGAGAACTCCGGCGCCCGCAACACCACCAACAACGTTCCCTGGTAG
- a CDS encoding phosphopantetheine-binding protein — translation MDRDAILEKVVSVAQDTLDIADGVELTEGTNLKDLGADSFDLLEFVTALEDEFSLTLDDEAVGTIATIGEVVDAVESAQ, via the coding sequence ATGGATCGTGACGCCATTCTCGAGAAGGTCGTATCCGTCGCACAGGACACGCTCGACATCGCCGACGGCGTCGAGCTCACCGAGGGCACCAACCTCAAGGACCTCGGGGCCGACTCGTTTGACCTCCTTGAGTTCGTGACCGCGCTCGAGGACGAGTTCTCCTTGACCCTCGACGACGAAGCCGTGGGCACGATCGCCACGATCGGCGAGGTCGTCGACGCCGTCGAGAGCGCGCAGTAG